In the Paroedura picta isolate Pp20150507F chromosome 15, Ppicta_v3.0, whole genome shotgun sequence genome, one interval contains:
- the EIF4G3 gene encoding eukaryotic translation initiation factor 4 gamma 3 isoform X29 — protein sequence MAPYPSGQNAAPTTLVYPQAPQTMSTQPQTRSPFFQRPQIQPPRAAIQNSSPSLRPGAQTPAAVYPTNQHIMMVNHLPMPYPMPQGPQYCIPQYRHSGPPYVGPPQQYPVQPPGPGPFYPGPGPGEFPNAYGAPFYPSQPVYQSAPIIVPTQQQQPLPPTKREKKTIRIRDPNQGGKDITEEIMSGGGSRNPTPPTVRPTSTPTPPQLPSQIPEHSLAAYGTAETPPLAGNTHVAATADLKQEEKPKADPVLKSPSPALRPEPSGERKDPAGLAAETPATSPETSPEPPLAALPSPVTGLAAAAPSQPPFATDFGDRSDLASPTLEAPLLLSAVPCLETPIRPPADESSVDVCRDPRRVVQSERQGTASANLMNELNGVSDQVTVTDGVVEREPQEGVPSVVELDTPEATQVEVEGAPSSASEHLSTTPSPPPTLPPSPPLSAAAAASSSPPPPPLPLPVALQGDLEGEESTRTIVSEDVPEALGRMEPEAGGCPKENAESHEGLNARMGHGPAPPAVTAPKTWKKPKDRSQAAEEVDPEAEVQVEDEQRGDRRLDESDQEAMSQERDSPFDLKLAKALEENGEQEGGEPIRNGAENVLEGEGGDRQAGCLESSGEAPACQYKPEQWKPLDTEGKKQYGREFLLDFQFMPACIQKPEGLPPISDVVLDKINQPKPSLRTLDPRILARGPDFTPAFADFGRQMPGGRVTALLNVGPRRSQPGQRREPRKIITVCVKEDVHLKKAENAWKPSLKRETQVEDPESIKTQELFRKVRSILNKLTPQMFNQLMKQVTDLTVDTEERLKGVIDLVFEKAIDEPSFSVAYANMCRCLVTLKVPMAEKPGSTVNFRKLLLNRCQKEFEKDKADDDVFEKKQKELEAATAAEERTRLHDELEEAKDKARRRSIGNIKFIGELFKLKMLTEAIMHDCVVKLLKNHDEESLECLCRLLTTIGKDLDFEKAKPRMDQYFNQMEKIVKERKTSSRIRFMLQDVIDLRQCNWISRRADQGPKTIEQIHKEAKIEEQEEQRKVQQLMTKDKRRPGVQRVEEGGWNTVQGAKNSRVLDPTKFLKITKPTIDEKIQLVPKAQLGSWGKGSSGGAKVSEIDSLRPSATSLNRFSALQPPGSSVSTSVTSSELDSRRALTSRGSSGREKNDKLLPSSVARPSTFLRGSSSSSSKELLLDNQAQEEQRREMLETVKQLTGGLESDRSSTEADRSKTPEVAKPEIPTYPAQDSKPSLSDEEVERKCRSIIDEFLHISDYKEAMQCVEELDVPDVLPVFVQVGVESTLERSQITRDHLGQLLFQLVQSEKLSKADFFKGFADTLETADDMAIDIPHIWLYLAELVTPMLKEGGISMRELLTEFSKPLLPVGRAGILLSEILHLLCKQMSHKKVAALWREADLSWRDFLPEGEDVHTFLAEQKLDFTETDSSSEALSRKELSGEDLNRQLEKLIMEDKANEEQIFDWVEANLDETQMSSPTFLRALMTAVCKAAIIADSSSLRVDTAVIKQRVPILLKYLDSDTEKELQALYALQASIVKLDQPPNLLRMFFDCLYDEEVISEDAFYKWESSKDPAEQNGKGVALKSVTAFFTWLREAEEESEDN from the exons tttttccaGCGACCTCAAATCCAGCCTCCAAGAGCTGCCATTCAGAACAGCAGCCCTTCCCTCCGCCCAGGGGCACAAACGCCAGCAGCTGTCTATCCAACCAATCAGCACATCATGATGGTGAACCACCTGCCAATGCCCTACCCGATGCCTCAGGGCCCCCAGTACTGTATCCCACAG TATCGTCACAGTGGCCCTCCATACGTGGGGCCACCACAGCAGTACCCTGTTCAGCCACCAGGACCGGGCCCGTTTTATCCAGGACCGGGGCCTGGAGAGTTTCCCAACGCTTACg GAGCACCTTTCTATCCAAGTCAGCCGGTGTATCAGTCAGCACCCATCATAGTGCCTACGCAGCAACAgcagcccctcccacccaccaagCGGGAGAAGAAAACG ATTCGCATCCGAGATCCAAATCAGGGGGGCAAAGACATAACAGAAGAAATTATGTCTGGAGGAGGTAGCAGAAACCCCACACCTCCAACTGTTCGGCCTACATCAACACCCACTCCTCCCCAG ctgcccagcCAGATCCCAGAGCACAGCCTTGCAGCCTACGGGACTGCAGAGACCCCTCCCCTTGCGGGCAACACTCACGTTGCTGCAACTGCTGACCTGAAGCAAG AAGAGAAGCCTAAAGCAGATCCAGTATTAAAatctccttcccctgccctcagACCAGAACCTAGTGGAGAGAGAAAGGACCCAGCAGGCCTGGCTGCAGAGACCCCTGCCACCTCCCCAGAGACCTCCCCAGAGCCTCCTCTGGCTGCTTTGCCCTCCCCTGTCACAGGTTTGGCTGCTGCTGCACCTAGTCAGCCTCCATTTGCAACAGACTTTGGGGACCGAAGTGACCTCGCTTCTCCCACACTGGAAGCCCCTCTTCTTCTCAGTGCAGTGCCCTGCTTGGAAACACCCATCAGACCTCCAGCAGATGAGAGCAGCGTGGATGTCTGCAGGGATCCCAGGCGAGTGGTCCAAAGCGAGCGCCAAGGGACAGCTAGTGCTAATTTAATGAATGAACTCAATGGAGTCAGCGATCAGGTGACTGTGACTGATGGTGTTGTAGAGCGAGAGCCACAGGAGGGAGTGCCCTCAGTGGTGGAGCTGGACACCCCAGAAGCCACCCAGGTGGAAGTGGAAGGTGCGCCGTCTTCAGCTTCCGAGCATCTTTCTACCACTCCATCTCCGCCTCCCACGCTGCCTCCCAGccctcccctctctgctgctgccgccgcctcttccagcccgcctcctcctcctctcccactaCCTGTTGCTCTTCAGGGGGAtttagaaggagaggagagcacAAGAACTATCGTCAGCGAAGATGTTCCAGAAGCACTAGGGAGAATGGAGCCAGAGGCAGGGGGTTGTCCCAAGGAGAATGCTGAGTCTCATGAAGGCCTGAATGCCAGGATGGGCCATGGACCAG CCCCACCAGCTGTAACTGCACCAAAGACGTGGAAGAAACCAAAAGATCGGAGCCAAGCTGCTGAGGAGGTGGACCCTGAAGCTGAG GTGCAAGTGGAAGACGAGCAGAGAGGTGACCGGAGGCTTGACGAATCTGATCAAGAGGCGATGAGTCAGGAGAGAGACTCCCCCTTTGACCTTAAATTAGCAAAGGCCTTGGAAGAAAATGGAGAGCAGGAAGGGGGGGAACCCATCCGCAATGGTGCCGagaatgttttggagggggaaggaggcgaCAGGCAAGCAGGCTGCCTCGAGAGCTCCGGCGAAGCCCCAGCCTGCCAATATAAGCCAG AGCAGTGGAAGCCCCTGGACACAGAAGGGAAAAAGCAGTATGGCCGAGAGTTCCTCCTGGACTTCCAATTCATGCCTGCCTGCATCCAGAAGCCAGAGGGACTGCCACCCATCAGTGACGTTGTCCTTGACAAG ATCAATCAGCCAAAGCCGTCCCTTCGAACTTTGGATCCACGCATCTTGGCACGTGGTCCAGATTTCACACCAGCGTTTGCTGATTTTGGAAGACAGATGCCTGGTGGACGGGTGACAGCA CTGTTGAATGTTGGGCCACGGAGATCTCAGCCAGGTCAGAGACGGGAGCCCCGAAAGATCATCACTGTTTGTGTCAAAGAGGATGTCCACCTAAAGAAGGCCGAGAATGCCTGGAAGCCGAGCCTGAAACGAGAGACCCAAGTGGAAGACCCTGAGAGCATCAAGACCCAG GAGCTGTTCCGCAAAGTTCGAAGTATCTTGAACAAGCTGACCCCCCAGATGTTCAATCAGTTAATGAAGCAAGTGACTGATCTGACTGTGGacactgaggaaaggctgaaaggtGTCATCGACCTGGTGTTTGAGAAGGCCATTGATGAGCCCAGCTTCTCAGTGGCTTATGCAAACATGTGTCGATGTCTTGTCACG CTGAAGGTGCCCATGGCAGAGAAGCCTGGCAGCACGGTGAACTTCCGCAAGCTGCTGCTGAATCGTTGCCAGAAGGAATTTGAAAAGGATAAAGCTGACGATGATGTCTttgagaagaagcagaaggaacTGGAAGCTGCTACCGCA GCCGAGGAGAGGACACGACTCCATGATGAACTGGAAGAGGCAAAGGACAAGGCACGCCGGCGCTCCATTGGCAACATCAAGTTCATTGGGGAGCTCTTCAAACTGAAGATGTTGACAGAGGCCATCATGCACGACTGCGTGGTGAAGCTCCTGAAGAACCATGACGAGGAGTCCTTGGAGTGCCTCTGCCGCCTCTTGACCACCATTGGCAAAGACTTGGACTTTGAGAAAGCCAAG CCCCGCATGGATCAGTATTTCAACCAAATGGAAAAGATAGTGAAAGAGAGAAAAACTTCGTCAAGGATCCGCTTCATGCTTCAAGATGTCATTGACCTCAGGCAG TGCAATTGGATATCACGGAGGGCAGATCAGGGCCCCAAGACAATAGAGCAGATCCATAAAGAAGCAAAAATTGAAGAGCAGGAGGAGCAACGCAAGGTCCAGCAGTTGATGACCAAAGATAAGAGAAGGCCTG gtGTCCAGAGGGTGGAGGAGGGTGGTTGGAACACTGTGCAAGGGGCAAAAAATAGCCGTGTACTGGACCCCACCAAGTTCCTTAAAATCACCAAG CCCACAATAGATGAAAAGATCCAGCTTGTGCCTAAAGCCCAGTTGGGCAGCTGGGGAAAAGGCAGCAGCGGTGGAGCAAAGGTCAGCGAGATAG ATTCCTTACGACCAAGTGCCACTAGTTTGAACCGCTTCTCTGCACTGCAGCCTCCCGGGTCATCTGTCTCCACTTCAGTCACCTCCTCGGAGTTGGACTCTCGCAGGGCCTTAACTAG TCGCGGGAGTTCAGGCAGAGAGAAGAACGACAAGCTGCTGCCCTCTTCTGTTGCCCGGCCCAGCACTTTCCtgcggggcagcagcagcagcagcagcaaagagctCCTCCTGGACAACCAGGCTCAAGAGGAACAGCGGAGGGAGATGCTGGAGACGGTGAAGCAGTTGACCGGGGGCCTGGAGAGTGACCGTAGCAGCACCGAGGCTGATAGGAGCAAAACCCCGGAAGTGG CCAAACCTGAAATCCCCACCTACCCTGCCCAAGACAGCAAGCCTTCCCTATCAGACGAGGAAGTGGAGAGAAAGTGCCGATCGATCATTGATGAATTCCTGCACATTAGTGACTACAAG GAAGCAATGCAGTGTGTGGAGGAGCTGGATGTGCCGGACGTGCTGCCTGTTTTTGTGCAGGTGGGGGTGGAGTCCACCCTTGAGCGGAGTCAGATCACTAGAGATCActtgggccagttgctctttCAGCTGGTGCAGTCAGAGAAGCTGAGCAAGGCAGACTTCTTCAAGGG GTTTGCAGACACCTTGGAGACAGCAGATGACATGGCCATCGACATCCCACACATCTGGTTGTACTTGGCTGAACTTGTGACCCCCATGTTGAAAGAAGGAGGAATCTCTATGAGAGAACTTCTGAC AGAGTTTAGCAAGCCGTTGCTTCCGGTGGGAAGAGCTGGCATCTTACTTTCCGAAATATTGCACCTTCTATGCAAGCAAATG AGCCATAAGAAAGTAGCAGCCCTGTGGAGGGAGGCTGACCTCAGTTGGAGAGACTTCTTACCCGAAGGTGAAGATGTCCACACCTTCCTTGCTGAGCAG aagTTGGACTTCACAGAAACAGACAGTTCCTCAGAAGCACTTTCAAGGAAAGAACTCTCTGGGGAAGACCTAAACAGACAGCTGGAGAAACTCATTATGGAGGACAAGGCGAATGAAGAGCAGATCTTCGACTGGGTGGAG GCAAATCTAGATGAGACCCAAATGAGTTCACCTACATTCCTTAGAGCTTTAATGACAGCAGTTTGTAAAGCAGCTATTATAG CGGATAGTTCTAGCTTGAGGGTGGACACTGCTGTTATCAAGCAGAGAGTGCCGATCTTACTTAAGTACCTAGACTCAGACACGGAGAAGGAACTACAAGCACTTTACGCACTACAAGCATCAATAGTAAAACTTGACCAGCCTCCGA ATTTGTTACGGATGTTTTTCGATTGCCTGTATGATGAGGAGGTGATATCAGAGGATGCCTTCTACAAGTGGGAAAGCAGCAAAGACCCGGCAGAGCAGAACGGCAAGGGTGTAGCGCTTAAGTCGGTCACAGCATTCTTCACGTGGCTACGAGAAGCTGAAGAGGAGTCAGAGGATAATTAA
- the EIF4G3 gene encoding eukaryotic translation initiation factor 4 gamma 3 isoform X27, with translation MAPYPSGQNAAPTTLVYPQAPQTMSTQPQTRSPFFQRPQIQPPRAAIQNSSPSLRPGAQTPAAVYPTNQHIMMVNHLPMPYPMPQGPQYCIPQYRHSGPPYVGPPQQYPVQPPGPGPFYPGPGPGEFPNAYGAPFYPSQPVYQSAPIIVPTQQQQPLPPTKREKKTIRIRDPNQGGKDITEEIMSGGGSRNPTPPTVRPTSTPTPPQLPSQIPEHSLAAYGTAETPPLAGNTHVAATADLKQEEKPKADPVLKSPSPALRPEPSGERKDPAGLAAETPATSPETSPEPPLAALPSPVTGLAAAAPSQPPFATDFGDRSDLASPTLEAPLLLSAVPCLETPIRPPADESSVDVCRDPRRVVQSERQGTASANLMNELNGVSDQVTVTDGVVEREPQEGVPSVVELDTPEATQVEVEGAPSSASEHLSTTPSPPPTLPPSPPLSAAAAASSSPPPPPLPLPVALQGDLEGEESTRTIVSEDVPEALGRMEPEAGGCPKENAESHEGLNARMGHGPAPPAVTAPKTWKKPKDRSQAAEEVDPEAEVQVEDEQRGDRRLDESDQEAMSQERDSPFDLKLAKALEENGEQEGGEPIRNGAENVLEGEGGDRQAGCLESSGEAPACQYKPEQWKPLDTEGKKQYGREFLLDFQFMPACIQKPEGLPPISDVVLDKINQPKPSLRTLDPRILARGPDFTPAFADFGRQMPGGRVTAACKVQPPPGLQSLARCGAPACPLLVSSHPPLRNLPIGLLNVGPRRSQPGQRREPRKIITVCVKEDVHLKKAENAWKPSLKRETQVEDPESIKTQELFRKVRSILNKLTPQMFNQLMKQVTDLTVDTEERLKGVIDLVFEKAIDEPSFSVAYANMCRCLVTLKVPMAEKPGSTVNFRKLLLNRCQKEFEKDKADDDVFEKKQKELEAATAAEERTRLHDELEEAKDKARRRSIGNIKFIGELFKLKMLTEAIMHDCVVKLLKNHDEESLECLCRLLTTIGKDLDFEKAKPRMDQYFNQMEKIVKERKTSSRIRFMLQDVIDLRQCNWISRRADQGPKTIEQIHKEAKIEEQEEQRKVQQLMTKDKRRPGVQRVEEGGWNTVQGAKNSRVLDPTKFLKITKPTIDEKIQLVPKAQLGSWGKGSSGGAKVSEIDSLRPSATSLNRFSALQPPGSSVSTSVTSSELDSRRALTSRGSSGREKNDKLLPSSVARPSTFLRGSSSSSSKELLLDNQAQEEQRREMLETVKQLTGGLESDRSSTEADRSKTPEVAKPEIPTYPAQDSKPSLSDEEVERKCRSIIDEFLHISDYKEAMQCVEELDVPDVLPVFVQVGVESTLERSQITRDHLGQLLFQLVQSEKLSKADFFKGFADTLETADDMAIDIPHIWLYLAELVTPMLKEGGISMRELLTEFSKPLLPVGRAGILLSEILHLLCKQMSHKKVAALWREADLSWRDFLPEGEDVHTFLAEQKLDFTETDSSSEALSRKELSGEDLNRQLEKLIMEDKANEEQIFDWVEANLDETQMSSPTFLRALMTAVCKAAIIADSSSLRVDTAVIKQRVPILLKYLDSDTEKELQALYALQASIVKLDQPPNLLRMFFDCLYDEEVISEDAFYKWESSKDPAEQNGKGVALKSVTAFFTWLREAEEESEDN, from the exons tttttccaGCGACCTCAAATCCAGCCTCCAAGAGCTGCCATTCAGAACAGCAGCCCTTCCCTCCGCCCAGGGGCACAAACGCCAGCAGCTGTCTATCCAACCAATCAGCACATCATGATGGTGAACCACCTGCCAATGCCCTACCCGATGCCTCAGGGCCCCCAGTACTGTATCCCACAG TATCGTCACAGTGGCCCTCCATACGTGGGGCCACCACAGCAGTACCCTGTTCAGCCACCAGGACCGGGCCCGTTTTATCCAGGACCGGGGCCTGGAGAGTTTCCCAACGCTTACg GAGCACCTTTCTATCCAAGTCAGCCGGTGTATCAGTCAGCACCCATCATAGTGCCTACGCAGCAACAgcagcccctcccacccaccaagCGGGAGAAGAAAACG ATTCGCATCCGAGATCCAAATCAGGGGGGCAAAGACATAACAGAAGAAATTATGTCTGGAGGAGGTAGCAGAAACCCCACACCTCCAACTGTTCGGCCTACATCAACACCCACTCCTCCCCAG ctgcccagcCAGATCCCAGAGCACAGCCTTGCAGCCTACGGGACTGCAGAGACCCCTCCCCTTGCGGGCAACACTCACGTTGCTGCAACTGCTGACCTGAAGCAAG AAGAGAAGCCTAAAGCAGATCCAGTATTAAAatctccttcccctgccctcagACCAGAACCTAGTGGAGAGAGAAAGGACCCAGCAGGCCTGGCTGCAGAGACCCCTGCCACCTCCCCAGAGACCTCCCCAGAGCCTCCTCTGGCTGCTTTGCCCTCCCCTGTCACAGGTTTGGCTGCTGCTGCACCTAGTCAGCCTCCATTTGCAACAGACTTTGGGGACCGAAGTGACCTCGCTTCTCCCACACTGGAAGCCCCTCTTCTTCTCAGTGCAGTGCCCTGCTTGGAAACACCCATCAGACCTCCAGCAGATGAGAGCAGCGTGGATGTCTGCAGGGATCCCAGGCGAGTGGTCCAAAGCGAGCGCCAAGGGACAGCTAGTGCTAATTTAATGAATGAACTCAATGGAGTCAGCGATCAGGTGACTGTGACTGATGGTGTTGTAGAGCGAGAGCCACAGGAGGGAGTGCCCTCAGTGGTGGAGCTGGACACCCCAGAAGCCACCCAGGTGGAAGTGGAAGGTGCGCCGTCTTCAGCTTCCGAGCATCTTTCTACCACTCCATCTCCGCCTCCCACGCTGCCTCCCAGccctcccctctctgctgctgccgccgcctcttccagcccgcctcctcctcctctcccactaCCTGTTGCTCTTCAGGGGGAtttagaaggagaggagagcacAAGAACTATCGTCAGCGAAGATGTTCCAGAAGCACTAGGGAGAATGGAGCCAGAGGCAGGGGGTTGTCCCAAGGAGAATGCTGAGTCTCATGAAGGCCTGAATGCCAGGATGGGCCATGGACCAG CCCCACCAGCTGTAACTGCACCAAAGACGTGGAAGAAACCAAAAGATCGGAGCCAAGCTGCTGAGGAGGTGGACCCTGAAGCTGAG GTGCAAGTGGAAGACGAGCAGAGAGGTGACCGGAGGCTTGACGAATCTGATCAAGAGGCGATGAGTCAGGAGAGAGACTCCCCCTTTGACCTTAAATTAGCAAAGGCCTTGGAAGAAAATGGAGAGCAGGAAGGGGGGGAACCCATCCGCAATGGTGCCGagaatgttttggagggggaaggaggcgaCAGGCAAGCAGGCTGCCTCGAGAGCTCCGGCGAAGCCCCAGCCTGCCAATATAAGCCAG AGCAGTGGAAGCCCCTGGACACAGAAGGGAAAAAGCAGTATGGCCGAGAGTTCCTCCTGGACTTCCAATTCATGCCTGCCTGCATCCAGAAGCCAGAGGGACTGCCACCCATCAGTGACGTTGTCCTTGACAAG ATCAATCAGCCAAAGCCGTCCCTTCGAACTTTGGATCCACGCATCTTGGCACGTGGTCCAGATTTCACACCAGCGTTTGCTGATTTTGGAAGACAGATGCCTGGTGGACGGGTGACAGCA GCCTGCAAAGTGCAGCcccctcctggactccagtctcTTGCTCGGTGTGGCGCCCCAGCCTGCCCTTTGCTGGTCTCCTCTCACCCACCACTGCGGAACCTGCCGATAGGG CTGTTGAATGTTGGGCCACGGAGATCTCAGCCAGGTCAGAGACGGGAGCCCCGAAAGATCATCACTGTTTGTGTCAAAGAGGATGTCCACCTAAAGAAGGCCGAGAATGCCTGGAAGCCGAGCCTGAAACGAGAGACCCAAGTGGAAGACCCTGAGAGCATCAAGACCCAG GAGCTGTTCCGCAAAGTTCGAAGTATCTTGAACAAGCTGACCCCCCAGATGTTCAATCAGTTAATGAAGCAAGTGACTGATCTGACTGTGGacactgaggaaaggctgaaaggtGTCATCGACCTGGTGTTTGAGAAGGCCATTGATGAGCCCAGCTTCTCAGTGGCTTATGCAAACATGTGTCGATGTCTTGTCACG CTGAAGGTGCCCATGGCAGAGAAGCCTGGCAGCACGGTGAACTTCCGCAAGCTGCTGCTGAATCGTTGCCAGAAGGAATTTGAAAAGGATAAAGCTGACGATGATGTCTttgagaagaagcagaaggaacTGGAAGCTGCTACCGCA GCCGAGGAGAGGACACGACTCCATGATGAACTGGAAGAGGCAAAGGACAAGGCACGCCGGCGCTCCATTGGCAACATCAAGTTCATTGGGGAGCTCTTCAAACTGAAGATGTTGACAGAGGCCATCATGCACGACTGCGTGGTGAAGCTCCTGAAGAACCATGACGAGGAGTCCTTGGAGTGCCTCTGCCGCCTCTTGACCACCATTGGCAAAGACTTGGACTTTGAGAAAGCCAAG CCCCGCATGGATCAGTATTTCAACCAAATGGAAAAGATAGTGAAAGAGAGAAAAACTTCGTCAAGGATCCGCTTCATGCTTCAAGATGTCATTGACCTCAGGCAG TGCAATTGGATATCACGGAGGGCAGATCAGGGCCCCAAGACAATAGAGCAGATCCATAAAGAAGCAAAAATTGAAGAGCAGGAGGAGCAACGCAAGGTCCAGCAGTTGATGACCAAAGATAAGAGAAGGCCTG gtGTCCAGAGGGTGGAGGAGGGTGGTTGGAACACTGTGCAAGGGGCAAAAAATAGCCGTGTACTGGACCCCACCAAGTTCCTTAAAATCACCAAG CCCACAATAGATGAAAAGATCCAGCTTGTGCCTAAAGCCCAGTTGGGCAGCTGGGGAAAAGGCAGCAGCGGTGGAGCAAAGGTCAGCGAGATAG ATTCCTTACGACCAAGTGCCACTAGTTTGAACCGCTTCTCTGCACTGCAGCCTCCCGGGTCATCTGTCTCCACTTCAGTCACCTCCTCGGAGTTGGACTCTCGCAGGGCCTTAACTAG TCGCGGGAGTTCAGGCAGAGAGAAGAACGACAAGCTGCTGCCCTCTTCTGTTGCCCGGCCCAGCACTTTCCtgcggggcagcagcagcagcagcagcaaagagctCCTCCTGGACAACCAGGCTCAAGAGGAACAGCGGAGGGAGATGCTGGAGACGGTGAAGCAGTTGACCGGGGGCCTGGAGAGTGACCGTAGCAGCACCGAGGCTGATAGGAGCAAAACCCCGGAAGTGG CCAAACCTGAAATCCCCACCTACCCTGCCCAAGACAGCAAGCCTTCCCTATCAGACGAGGAAGTGGAGAGAAAGTGCCGATCGATCATTGATGAATTCCTGCACATTAGTGACTACAAG GAAGCAATGCAGTGTGTGGAGGAGCTGGATGTGCCGGACGTGCTGCCTGTTTTTGTGCAGGTGGGGGTGGAGTCCACCCTTGAGCGGAGTCAGATCACTAGAGATCActtgggccagttgctctttCAGCTGGTGCAGTCAGAGAAGCTGAGCAAGGCAGACTTCTTCAAGGG GTTTGCAGACACCTTGGAGACAGCAGATGACATGGCCATCGACATCCCACACATCTGGTTGTACTTGGCTGAACTTGTGACCCCCATGTTGAAAGAAGGAGGAATCTCTATGAGAGAACTTCTGAC AGAGTTTAGCAAGCCGTTGCTTCCGGTGGGAAGAGCTGGCATCTTACTTTCCGAAATATTGCACCTTCTATGCAAGCAAATG AGCCATAAGAAAGTAGCAGCCCTGTGGAGGGAGGCTGACCTCAGTTGGAGAGACTTCTTACCCGAAGGTGAAGATGTCCACACCTTCCTTGCTGAGCAG aagTTGGACTTCACAGAAACAGACAGTTCCTCAGAAGCACTTTCAAGGAAAGAACTCTCTGGGGAAGACCTAAACAGACAGCTGGAGAAACTCATTATGGAGGACAAGGCGAATGAAGAGCAGATCTTCGACTGGGTGGAG GCAAATCTAGATGAGACCCAAATGAGTTCACCTACATTCCTTAGAGCTTTAATGACAGCAGTTTGTAAAGCAGCTATTATAG CGGATAGTTCTAGCTTGAGGGTGGACACTGCTGTTATCAAGCAGAGAGTGCCGATCTTACTTAAGTACCTAGACTCAGACACGGAGAAGGAACTACAAGCACTTTACGCACTACAAGCATCAATAGTAAAACTTGACCAGCCTCCGA ATTTGTTACGGATGTTTTTCGATTGCCTGTATGATGAGGAGGTGATATCAGAGGATGCCTTCTACAAGTGGGAAAGCAGCAAAGACCCGGCAGAGCAGAACGGCAAGGGTGTAGCGCTTAAGTCGGTCACAGCATTCTTCACGTGGCTACGAGAAGCTGAAGAGGAGTCAGAGGATAATTAA